The region GCGAGGTCGGCCGCCTCCTCGGCGTGCCGAAGAAAATCATCGGGCGGCACCCGTTCCCCGGCCCCGGCCTCGCCGTCCGCATCCTCGGCGCCGTCACCGCCGAGCACGCCGCGCTCTTGCAGGAGGCCGACGCCATCTTCATCGACGAGCTCAAAGCGCACGGGCTCTACGACGAGGTCTGGCAGGCGTTCGTCGTCCTGCTCCCGGTGCAGTCGGTCGGGGTGATGGGCGATGCGCGGACGTACGAGAACGCCGCCGTCCTCCGTGCCGTGACGTCCGTCGACGGCATGACGGCCGACTGGGCGCACCTCCCGTACGACTTCCTCGGGGCCGTCTCGAACCGGATCATCAACGAGGTGCGCGGGATCAACCGCGTCGCCTACGACATCTCCTCCAAGCCGCCCGCCACGATCGAGTGGGAGTAGCTTACGTCCTTTCTGCCGCCCCCGGACCCCTTCTCCCGTCGCCATGCTGATGCACCGTCTCGCCCTGCTCGCTCTGCTGCTGCTGATCGCCGTGCCCGCCGTGGCACAGCCGATGGAGGCGCCCGCGATCCCGGCGGCGCAGACGGTATTCGACAGCGGGCTCCGCTCGTATCAGGTCGGGCAGTACGGGGCCGCCGCGCAGAGCTTCGGCCGGGCCGCCAATGACTTCGAATACCACCAGCAGACGACGGCCGCGCGGCTGATGCTGGGGAAGGCGCTCTACGCGGCGGGTAATCTCGAAGGGGCGGCCTCGGAGATGACGGCGTTCCTCCGGGCGTACCCGAAGAGCCGCTACGTGGACGATGCCCGTGCCATCCGCCGCGCTGCGGAGAGCCGGCTCGAAGCTCTCGCGGCCGTGCCTGACCCGACTGATGTTGGCATCGCGCTGCCGATGAGCGATACGGACGTGGTGTTCACGCAAGCCCTCTTCAACGGTGTCCGCCTCGCCGTCGACGAGCACAACGCGGCCGGGCCGGCGCAGCCCATTCGGATGGTCTTCCGTGACACGCAAGGGACGGAGCGCGGGGCGACGGCGGCGGTGGAGAGCCTCGCGGGATCGGGCGTCGAACTCGTCATCGGGCCGCTCTACAGTGAGGAGGCTGTGGCAGCGGGCGCGGCAGCCGAGCGCGAGCGCGTCGTCCTCATCGCGCCGCTCGCGACGGAGGAGCGCGTGTCCGAGGGCCGGCGCTACGTCTTCCAGGCGAACCCGACGTTTGACCAGCGCGGGCGGGCGATGGCGCGCTTCGTCGCCTCCGCAGATCCCAGCCGCCGCGTTGGCGTGATCGCTCGCGTGGGCACGTTCGGGACCACGATGGCGGCGTCGTTCCAGGACGAGTTCGAGCGGCTCGGCGGGACGGTGCCGTTCGTCGAGCTACTGCCCAACGAGGGGGCGTGGTTCCGCCTCCCCGAGATCCTCGGCGACAGCCTGGAGATGGTCGACGCGCTCTACCTCCCGGTCTCCGGAGCCAAGGCGCCGGACGCGGCGGCGGGCGCGCTCCGCGGCCTCGACCAGATGCTGCCCGAGGGCGAGCGCGGCCGGATCCGCGTGTTCGGCAACACGGAGTGGGGCCAGCTCGACGCCTCGCGCCAGCGGGCCAGCCAGTACGGGACGGCGTTCACATCGGACTTCCACGTAGACGAGCGCGGCGCGGCGGCCTCGGCCTTCGTCGAGCGGTACCGCACGTTGGCCGGCGTCGCGCCGGACCGGCTCGCTTACGCCGGGTACGACATCACGAAGATGGCGCTGGCGCAGCTCGGCGAGCGGCGTTCCGAGGAATCGCTCGCGGAGACGATGCGTGGTGCTCGGCCGTACGAAGGGCTCGGCCATAGGATCTACTTCGGCGGCGGCTCGGTGAACGAGGCCATGTTCATCCTCGGCTTCCGAGACGGCCGCCTCGTGGTGATCGAGTAGTGGGGGTATGGGTGTGTGGGAGTGAGATCACGTCCACGCCTCCACACGTCGCGCCCCAGCGGCAATAATCCCGTTCGCGGTGGCGTTCTGAAGCGACGAGTTCCCGCGCTTTTCAACCCGTGAGCGCGGGCTCTTCGTCCCGCCGGTGGTTTCTTACGTCCCTTCTGCCGGTCTCTCCCGTTCTGCTACCGCCGCCCTCATGACGCTCCGATCCACGCTGCTCCTCCTGTTCATCGCGCTCGCCGCCGGCTGCTCCAGCGGCGGCCGGATCGACGCCGAGACGCCGGAGGCCTCCTTCGAGAAGGGGCTCGCGCTGTACGAGCGCGGCAAGTACGTGCGCGCCGTGGAGTACTTCCAGCACGTCTTCGACTTCGGCCGCACGAACCCGCACGCCGCCGACGCGCAGTACTACCTCGCGAAGGCGTACTTCGAGGACGAGCAGTTCCTCCTCGCCGCGAACGAGTTCACGCGCTTCGTCGAACTCTACCGGGGCGACGAGCGGGTGGAGGAGGGGGCGTATCTCCGGGCGATGAGCTACTACGAGCTGTCGCCGCCGTACCAACTCGACCAGACCGACACGGAGACGGCGCTGACGTACATCCGCCTCTACCTCAGCACCTATCCAAACGGCGAGCACGCGGCCGAACTGGGAACGATCACGGAGGAGCTCCGCGCGAAGCTGGCGAAGAAGCAGTTCGAGATCGCCGAGCTGTACGAG is a window of Rhodothermales bacterium DNA encoding:
- a CDS encoding ABC transporter substrate-binding protein, with translation MHRLALLALLLLIAVPAVAQPMEAPAIPAAQTVFDSGLRSYQVGQYGAAAQSFGRAANDFEYHQQTTAARLMLGKALYAAGNLEGAASEMTAFLRAYPKSRYVDDARAIRRAAESRLEALAAVPDPTDVGIALPMSDTDVVFTQALFNGVRLAVDEHNAAGPAQPIRMVFRDTQGTERGATAAVESLAGSGVELVIGPLYSEEAVAAGAAAERERVVLIAPLATEERVSEGRRYVFQANPTFDQRGRAMARFVASADPSRRVGVIARVGTFGTTMAASFQDEFERLGGTVPFVELLPNEGAWFRLPEILGDSLEMVDALYLPVSGAKAPDAAAGALRGLDQMLPEGERGRIRVFGNTEWGQLDASRQRASQYGTAFTSDFHVDERGAAASAFVERYRTLAGVAPDRLAYAGYDITKMALAQLGERRSEESLAETMRGARPYEGLGHRIYFGGGSVNEAMFILGFRDGRLVVIE
- the bamD gene encoding outer membrane protein assembly factor BamD; protein product: MTLRSTLLLLFIALAAGCSSGGRIDAETPEASFEKGLALYERGKYVRAVEYFQHVFDFGRTNPHAADAQYYLAKAYFEDEQFLLAANEFTRFVELYRGDERVEEGAYLRAMSYYELSPPYQLDQTDTETALTYIRLYLSTYPNGEHAAELGTITEELRAKLAKKQFEIAELYERRELFEAAAISFEQVLEKYPDSSYADDALLGAIRNYAAFAEASIPQRQQERYQLAATAYERLVQLFPQSPLLGEAEVAYAEVDRALERFRDQASR